The following proteins are encoded in a genomic region of Xanthomonas citri pv. mangiferaeindicae:
- a CDS encoding dihydroorotate dehydrogenase: MSADVVEPKVAAVPPPPVNPPEFPQVLGHPRPLWMLFMSEFWERFAFYGIRWAMVLYIVAQFHGGDAAGERPASEMYGAYLALVYAGAIFGGYVADKLIGFQRSILLGAMFMALGLFMLASPSEPLFKLGLATIIVGNGLFKPIISTMVGKLYMQGDARRDAGFTIFYMGINIGAMIAPVVTGWLARKVFGTDTDPHYQWVFIAAGIGMVISLVWFWAGRSQLKGIGLPDPGQEGLGRVGLVALLGAAIGVPLFYFLLTIDASALQAILMALFVVPAVMLLVEGIREGKMARDKVIAMLIIFVFNVLFWMFFEQAGSSFTFLADRIVDRDFGSWTFPLEWFQSVNSIAIITFAPVMAWMWVKMGRANPSIPRKFGLGLIFNGLAFLLLMIALNSMVDGNGKIPFWTLFAVYVIQSIGELCLSPIGLSMTTKLAPSRVAGMAMGCWFLSIAIGNNLAGIFAGQVSGESGMTAASAQAGYTFGFWALAGAGVLLFVIAPLVNRLMHGVK; the protein is encoded by the coding sequence ATGAGCGCCGACGTCGTCGAGCCCAAAGTCGCGGCTGTACCGCCGCCGCCCGTCAATCCGCCCGAGTTCCCCCAGGTGCTCGGCCATCCACGCCCGCTGTGGATGCTCTTCATGTCGGAGTTCTGGGAGCGCTTCGCGTTCTACGGCATCCGTTGGGCGATGGTGCTGTACATCGTCGCGCAGTTCCACGGTGGCGATGCGGCCGGCGAGCGGCCGGCGAGCGAGATGTACGGCGCGTACCTGGCGTTGGTCTATGCGGGCGCGATCTTCGGTGGCTATGTCGCCGACAAGCTGATCGGCTTCCAGCGTTCGATCCTGCTCGGTGCGATGTTCATGGCGCTGGGCCTGTTCATGCTGGCCTCGCCGAGCGAACCGTTGTTCAAGCTCGGCCTGGCGACGATCATCGTCGGCAACGGCCTGTTCAAGCCGATCATCTCGACCATGGTCGGCAAGCTGTACATGCAGGGCGATGCACGCCGCGATGCCGGTTTCACGATCTTCTACATGGGCATCAACATCGGCGCGATGATCGCGCCGGTGGTCACCGGCTGGCTTGCGCGCAAGGTGTTCGGCACTGACACCGACCCGCACTACCAGTGGGTGTTCATCGCCGCCGGCATCGGCATGGTGATCAGCCTGGTGTGGTTCTGGGCCGGCCGCAGCCAGCTCAAGGGCATCGGTCTGCCGGATCCTGGCCAGGAAGGCCTCGGCCGCGTTGGCCTGGTCGCACTGCTCGGCGCCGCCATCGGCGTTCCGCTGTTCTACTTCCTGCTCACCATCGACGCGAGCGCGCTGCAGGCGATCCTGATGGCGCTGTTCGTGGTGCCGGCGGTGATGCTGCTGGTCGAGGGCATCCGCGAGGGCAAGATGGCGCGCGACAAGGTGATCGCGATGCTGATCATCTTCGTGTTCAACGTGCTGTTCTGGATGTTCTTCGAGCAGGCCGGCAGCTCGTTCACGTTCCTCGCCGACCGCATCGTCGACCGCGACTTCGGCAGTTGGACCTTCCCGCTGGAGTGGTTCCAGTCGGTCAACTCGATCGCCATCATCACCTTCGCGCCGGTCATGGCCTGGATGTGGGTCAAGATGGGGCGGGCCAATCCGTCGATCCCGCGCAAGTTCGGTCTGGGCCTGATTTTCAACGGCCTGGCGTTTCTGCTGCTGATGATCGCGCTCAACAGCATGGTCGACGGCAACGGCAAGATTCCGTTCTGGACGCTGTTCGCGGTGTATGTGATCCAGTCGATCGGCGAGCTGTGCCTGTCGCCGATCGGTCTGTCGATGACGACCAAGCTCGCGCCCTCGCGCGTGGCCGGCATGGCGATGGGTTGCTGGTTCCTGTCGATCGCGATCGGCAACAACCTGGCGGGCATCTTCGCCGGTCAGGTCAGCGGCGAAAGCGGTATGACGGCTGCTTCGGCGCAGGCCGGCTACACGTTCGGCTTCTGGGCGTTGGCCGGTGCCGGCGTGCTGCTGTTCGTGATCGCGCCGCTGGTCAACCGGTTGATGCACGGTGTGAAGTAA
- a CDS encoding aminobenzoyl-glutamate transporter yields MSQPSSDTGAPRGIVARLLDTIERTGNRLPDPAMLFLLLMLAVWALSWALSGVDFAAIDPRSGTPIQIVNQLSGESLTAFMANMVRVFLGFAPLGVVLVAMLGLGVAEHTGFINAALRSVLSVTPKMLLTPALVAVAVLSHVAVDAGYVLVIPLGGVIFYAAGRHPLAGIAAAFCGVSGGFSATLLVPSSLDPLLAGFTQEAGRILDPALTINPLNNWIFTTASSLLIIAIGWFVTDRIVEPRLARTVVDGDPANLPKMDPLSAAEKRGLTWAVVAMLVASLLFALTLMPETSPWRAPADAVPEGSHPLLVAAAPVMQSIVALIFVLFLLPGVVYGAVAGTVRSHRDVIAAMTKSMSGMGYYIVIAFFIAQFLAAFNGSGLGTLMAVEGADFLKALGLPMWLTIIGLILMTGVVNLFIGSASAKWALLAPIMVPLMMQLGVSPDLTQAAYRVGDSMTTILTPLMPYFPLIVVFCQRYVTAAGIGTLVSIMIPYSIALSVLWTAFLLAFWALGIPLGLGASYDYPAG; encoded by the coding sequence ATGAGCCAGCCTTCGTCCGACACCGGCGCACCGCGCGGCATCGTCGCCCGTCTTCTCGACACGATCGAACGCACCGGCAACCGGCTGCCGGATCCGGCCATGTTGTTCCTGTTGTTGATGCTCGCGGTGTGGGCGCTGTCGTGGGCGCTGTCGGGGGTGGACTTCGCTGCGATCGATCCGCGCAGCGGCACGCCGATCCAGATCGTCAACCAGCTTTCGGGCGAGTCGCTGACCGCGTTCATGGCCAACATGGTGCGGGTGTTCCTGGGCTTCGCGCCGCTGGGCGTGGTGCTGGTCGCGATGCTGGGGCTGGGCGTGGCCGAACATACCGGCTTCATCAACGCGGCACTGCGCAGCGTGCTGTCGGTGACGCCGAAGATGCTGCTGACGCCGGCGCTGGTCGCGGTTGCGGTGTTGAGTCACGTCGCAGTCGATGCCGGCTATGTGCTGGTGATTCCGCTGGGCGGGGTGATCTTCTATGCCGCAGGACGTCATCCACTGGCCGGGATCGCCGCTGCCTTCTGCGGCGTGTCGGGGGGATTTTCGGCCACGCTGCTGGTGCCCTCGTCGCTGGATCCGCTGCTGGCCGGTTTCACCCAGGAAGCCGGACGCATCCTTGACCCGGCGCTGACGATCAACCCGCTCAACAACTGGATCTTCACCACTGCGTCGAGCCTGCTGATCATCGCGATCGGCTGGTTCGTCACCGACCGCATCGTCGAGCCGCGGCTGGCGCGGACGGTCGTCGACGGCGACCCGGCCAATCTGCCGAAGATGGACCCGCTGAGCGCGGCCGAGAAGCGTGGCCTGACCTGGGCCGTGGTCGCGATGCTCGTCGCGTCCCTGCTGTTCGCGCTGACGCTGATGCCCGAGACCTCGCCGTGGCGCGCGCCGGCAGACGCGGTGCCCGAGGGCAGTCATCCACTGCTGGTCGCGGCCGCGCCGGTGATGCAGTCGATCGTCGCGCTGATCTTCGTGCTGTTCCTGCTGCCAGGCGTGGTCTACGGCGCCGTCGCCGGTACGGTCCGCTCGCACCGCGATGTCATCGCGGCGATGACCAAGTCGATGAGCGGCATGGGTTACTACATCGTCATCGCGTTCTTCATCGCGCAGTTCCTGGCCGCGTTCAACGGCTCGGGCCTGGGCACGCTGATGGCGGTGGAGGGCGCGGACTTCCTCAAGGCACTGGGGCTGCCGATGTGGTTGACCATCATCGGTCTGATCCTGATGACCGGTGTGGTCAACCTGTTCATCGGTTCGGCCTCGGCCAAGTGGGCATTGCTGGCGCCGATCATGGTGCCGCTGATGATGCAGCTGGGCGTGTCGCCGGACCTGACCCAGGCGGCGTACCGAGTCGGCGATTCGATGACGACGATCCTGACCCCGCTGATGCCGTACTTCCCGCTGATCGTGGTGTTCTGCCAGCGCTACGTGACCGCGGCCGGCATCGGCACGCTGGTGTCGATCATGATTCCTTACTCGATCGCCCTGTCGGTGCTGTGGACCGCGTTCCTGCTGGCGTTCTGGGCGCTGGGCATCCCGCTGGGACTGGGCGCGAGCTACGACTATCCCGCTGGCTGA
- a CDS encoding MarR family transcriptional regulator, which translates to MTQPVSPVAGNGQVPEHATLDLETFLPYRLSVLTNHISRGLADIYSERFGISVTEWRVIAVLGRDRGLSANEVAERTAMDKVAVSRAVARLLERELLLRGMHDSDRRRSVLALSPAGEAVYDVVAPLALEYQQRVMAPLDADERATLLGLMDKLEASLAG; encoded by the coding sequence ATGACGCAGCCGGTATCCCCTGTCGCTGGAAACGGGCAGGTCCCTGAACACGCCACGCTCGACCTGGAAACGTTCCTGCCCTACCGGCTCAGTGTGCTGACCAACCACATCAGCCGGGGGCTGGCGGACATCTATTCGGAGCGGTTCGGCATCAGTGTGACCGAGTGGCGGGTCATCGCGGTGCTCGGTCGCGACCGCGGCCTGTCGGCGAACGAAGTGGCCGAACGCACCGCGATGGACAAGGTGGCCGTCAGCCGCGCGGTCGCCCGGCTGCTCGAGCGCGAATTGCTGCTGCGCGGCATGCACGACAGCGACCGTCGGCGCTCGGTGCTCGCGCTCAGTCCCGCCGGCGAAGCGGTCTACGACGTCGTGGCCCCGCTGGCGCTGGAGTACCAGCAGCGGGTCATGGCGCCGCTCGATGCCGACGAGCGCGCGACCCTGCTCGGACTGATGGACAAGCTCGAGGCGTCGCTGGCCGGCTGA